From a region of the Paenibacillus sp. R14(2021) genome:
- a CDS encoding PucR family transcriptional regulator, which translates to MSITVQEAMKIGGLTQCKVVAGEKGLNRLIEYIAVMEVPDVIQWLKGNEFLLTSLFSIKDDPQAMEQLVNQLYLKGSSALAIKTSRYIEQIPTCILKEADRLSFPVIEVMNDISYLDIMTPLMSKVFADSNDNHDDLENFFRWLTELAMGGKGIQSILSAIEKFTGNVITIESEIRSFEAVRMAEGMQPLTNIQKREINLSKRSIRLDRVWNGNPISCLVTPLILNEVVYGYVSYWNNNNEFRETDFLILERSIPLMALEFLKVKTSLDIEQDYKDDFLVDILQDNMEELDKIKEKAKRFDWNLDQDFQIFIIQLDGAGVKGEGTSEQVLTSQELLRRVVNKLKLIFSLQNKKVILGLAWDHIAVLYPSAQFESKQEDEYRKQLLAIGQSLQKELNQYFEYHFSIGFGRRYPGLQGISRGYKEAVKAMHLGKIIYGNQFSCHFNDLRIYRILTQFHDKEELKSIYYETVGKLMQHDKENQTNLTDTLQIFFACNARLVETAQSMFVHVNTIKYRLQRIEQITNCSMNNSEERMWLQIGLKIKAILF; encoded by the coding sequence ATGTCCATCACAGTTCAAGAGGCAATGAAAATTGGCGGTCTGACGCAATGTAAAGTGGTTGCGGGGGAAAAAGGTTTAAATCGTCTTATTGAATATATTGCTGTAATGGAAGTTCCTGATGTGATTCAATGGTTAAAAGGGAACGAGTTTCTGCTGACAAGCCTTTTCTCGATTAAAGATGATCCCCAAGCTATGGAGCAGCTGGTCAATCAATTATATCTCAAAGGAAGTTCGGCATTAGCAATCAAAACAAGCCGTTATATCGAGCAAATTCCAACGTGTATTTTGAAAGAAGCCGATAGATTGTCATTCCCCGTAATCGAAGTGATGAATGATATCTCTTATCTGGATATCATGACCCCCTTAATGAGTAAAGTTTTCGCGGATTCCAATGATAACCATGACGATCTGGAAAACTTTTTTCGCTGGCTTACGGAACTGGCCATGGGTGGAAAGGGAATACAGTCTATTTTATCCGCTATCGAGAAGTTTACGGGTAATGTGATCACGATAGAATCCGAAATTAGATCCTTTGAAGCCGTGAGGATGGCCGAAGGGATGCAGCCCTTAACAAATATCCAAAAAAGGGAAATCAATTTATCTAAACGATCGATTAGGCTTGACCGAGTTTGGAACGGTAACCCGATTTCCTGTCTAGTTACACCGCTTATTTTGAATGAAGTCGTTTACGGTTATGTCTCGTACTGGAATAACAATAATGAATTCCGTGAAACCGACTTCCTCATCCTTGAAAGATCAATTCCTTTGATGGCGTTAGAGTTTTTGAAAGTAAAAACAAGCTTAGATATTGAACAAGATTACAAGGATGATTTTTTGGTCGATATTTTGCAAGACAACATGGAGGAATTGGATAAGATCAAGGAAAAAGCCAAACGTTTCGATTGGAATCTGGATCAAGATTTTCAAATCTTCATTATTCAATTGGACGGAGCGGGAGTTAAAGGTGAAGGCACATCAGAACAAGTTCTCACTTCCCAGGAGCTGCTAAGGCGGGTCGTTAACAAACTAAAGCTGATATTCTCGCTACAAAACAAAAAGGTTATTTTAGGCTTAGCATGGGATCATATTGCCGTTTTGTACCCTTCTGCCCAATTTGAATCTAAGCAGGAGGATGAATATCGGAAACAATTGTTAGCGATAGGGCAGAGCCTGCAGAAGGAGCTTAACCAATATTTCGAATATCATTTTTCAATTGGATTTGGCCGTCGTTATCCTGGTCTCCAAGGCATATCACGGGGGTACAAGGAAGCTGTAAAGGCTATGCATCTTGGAAAAATCATTTATGGAAATCAATTTTCCTGCCATTTTAACGATTTGCGCATTTACCGAATACTGACCCAGTTCCATGATAAAGAAGAGCTAAAATCAATTTATTATGAAACTGTCGGAAAATTAATGCAACACGACAAAGAAAATCAAACGAATTTGACAGATACACTTCAAATATTTTTTGCGTGCAATGCCAGACTTGTGGAGACAGCACAGAGCATGTTTGTTCATGTGAATACGATAAAATATCGGCTGCAAAGAATTGAGCAGATTACGAATTGCAGCATGAATAACTCAGAAGAACGGATGTGGCTGCAAATCGGTTTGAAAATTAAAGCGATTCTATTCTGA